The window TTCATGGTTTTCGAAAGCTTTCCAATGGTAGCCATGTCGATCGTTCCGGTTATCGAAATAAACCCGGCTTCCTTTTCGCCGCTGATCACAAGGAGCAGTTCCCCGATCTTATCGCCTTTTTTCATAGCCAGGAATTTTACTTCTTCTCCCGGCTGTTTGACGACCATCAGTTCGCTGTAGCCTGAAACCTGTAGTTTGCTGACCTCTGACTTAAAACTGACCAGTGCAGTGCCAGTGCTGTTTGAATCCTTCGTCTCATACATCAAGATCTTGATTCCATCCAACTGCTCCATCATTGCTTTAACTTCCTTCGCATCAGGATCATCCGTATTCATATCCGCAAACATTCCAAAGAGTTCCTTGGAAATGCTGACCGTGGTAAAACCATCCTTACCGCTGTATTTGTCGAACAGTGCGATGGCAGAACTGTTCTGGGCATTCAGCAGTTGTGTACTCATTAAAAGCAGCATAGTTAAAGCTGCAAGAATTGTCCGTTTCATAGTTTTATAAATTAAAAATTAAAAATTAAAAATTTCACTGTTTCACTATTTCACTGTTCCACCGTTCCACTGTTTCAAGTTTCACGATTAGTTGTTAGTAATAAATTTATCGACCTTATCAACCTGGTCCAGCCTGTTTACTTCATTCAATCCTTTATTATAAGCCGCAACAGGTTT of the Bacteroidales bacterium genome contains:
- a CDS encoding DUF4252 domain-containing protein, translating into MKRTILAALTMLLLMSTQLLNAQNSSAIALFDKYSGKDGFTTVSISKELFGMFADMNTDDPDAKEVKAMMEQLDGIKILMYETKDSNSTGTALVSFKSEVSKLQVSGYSELMVVKQPGEEVKFLAMKKGDKIGELLLVISGEKEAGFISITGTIDMATIGKLSKTMNFEGMDNLKKLDEEKK